Proteins encoded by one window of Candidatus Marsarchaeota archaeon:
- the speD gene encoding adenosylmethionine decarboxylase, translating to MAKIAETQIVQRQRPRIVGKHVYGNMYEVEERFTANLDFLTKLVVDSAKIGNMHIIELLTKKFSAYNGIPGGVSVIALIEESHIALHTWPESSYATLDIYSCGEASNPELAFKYILSKLKPKSHKMFNADRSNI from the coding sequence ATGGCAAAAATAGCTGAGACGCAGATCGTACAGAGGCAACGCCCAAGGATTGTGGGAAAACATGTATATGGAAACATGTACGAGGTTGAAGAGCGATTCACCGCAAACCTCGATTTCCTGACAAAGCTGGTTGTGGATTCCGCCAAAATAGGAAACATGCACATAATAGAGCTGCTTACGAAAAAGTTTTCTGCATACAATGGCATACCAGGAGGCGTTTCGGTTATAGCGCTGATAGAAGAGAGCCATATAGCCCTGCATACGTGGCCTGAGAGCAGCTATGCGACATTGGATATATACTCATGTGGCGAGGCAAGCAATCCGGAATTGGCTTTCAAGTACATACTCTCAAAGCTAAAGCCAAAAAGCCACAAGATGTTCAACGCTGACAGGAGCAACATATGA
- a CDS encoding CDGSH iron-sulfur domain-containing protein gives MSRYVRHDRNHPFVVKLGEVPGFANLTSDEKLKNFELHMCACGLSKHKPFCDGSHRNVQNEKQGVHYAYKEGNAQIENVKLEEAGHKELEVPNEYE, from the coding sequence ATGAGCAGATATGTAAGGCATGACAGGAACCATCCGTTTGTTGTGAAGCTTGGCGAAGTGCCAGGATTCGCGAACCTGACAAGCGACGAGAAGCTGAAGAATTTCGAGCTTCACATGTGCGCGTGCGGGCTGTCCAAGCACAAGCCTTTCTGCGACGGGAGCCACAGGAACGTGCAGAATGAAAAGCAGGGAGTGCACTACGCTTACAAGGAGGGCAACGCACAGATAGAAAACGTAAAGTTGGAAGAAGCAGGGCATAAGGAGCTGGAAGTCCCTAACGAATACGAGTAA
- the thyX gene encoding FAD-dependent thymidylate synthase gives MERIDNQASQKEQKMERIEVKEANEIIGKQYKVLDHGFIALVDYMGNDSSIVQAARVSYGAGTKSIRDDSGLIRYLMRHEHTTPFEMVEFKFLARMPIFAARQWVRHRTASINEYSARYSIVKDEYYVPELAQIQAQSTTNRQGREAGKLSAETQEATAKDIKAFSGKAYALYSDLIERGVARELARMVLPLNFYTEWYWKSNLHNTFHFLSLRLDPHAQWEIRQYAVKMGEIVKSVVPVAYAAFEDFTLNGVRLSSKEQAAVGMILKGSSVEEACSSAKLMLRKEDGKPVKTGEGPEFIEKLAKITEKAKSLG, from the coding sequence ATGGAACGCATAGACAATCAGGCTTCGCAAAAAGAGCAAAAAATGGAAAGGATCGAGGTCAAAGAAGCTAACGAGATAATAGGCAAGCAGTATAAGGTTTTGGACCACGGCTTCATAGCGCTTGTAGACTACATGGGGAACGATTCTTCAATAGTGCAGGCTGCAAGGGTGTCCTATGGTGCAGGCACCAAAAGCATCAGGGACGACAGCGGGCTTATAAGATATCTGATGAGGCACGAGCACACAACCCCTTTTGAAATGGTGGAGTTCAAGTTCCTGGCGCGCATGCCGATATTCGCCGCGAGGCAGTGGGTCAGGCACAGGACAGCCAGCATAAACGAGTATTCCGCAAGGTATTCCATAGTAAAGGACGAGTATTATGTGCCTGAGCTCGCGCAGATACAGGCGCAATCAACAACGAACAGGCAGGGCCGCGAAGCAGGAAAGCTATCCGCCGAAACGCAGGAAGCTACTGCCAAGGACATAAAGGCCTTTTCAGGCAAAGCATATGCGCTTTATTCGGACCTGATAGAGCGCGGCGTTGCAAGGGAACTTGCAAGGATGGTGCTGCCATTAAATTTCTATACCGAATGGTATTGGAAGAGCAACCTGCACAACACATTCCACTTCCTCTCCCTGAGGCTTGACCCTCATGCGCAATGGGAGATAAGGCAGTATGCAGTGAAGATGGGCGAAATTGTAAAGAGCGTAGTCCCGGTAGCATACGCTGCATTTGAGGACTTTACCCTTAACGGTGTAAGGCTTTCAAGCAAGGAGCAGGCAGCTGTGGGCATGATTCTAAAAGGCAGCTCTGTCGAGGAAGCTTGCTCAAGCGCAAAGCTAATGCTGCGAAAGGAGGACGGCAAGCCTGTAAAGACTGGCGAAGGGCCGGAGTTTATAGAAAAGCTGGCAAAGATAACGGAAAAGGCAAAGTCGCTTGGCTAG
- a CDS encoding DUF2666 family protein: MEDKPDEFVDFSVRYKEWVAIRRLAITSATKPEEIAYHLAGIRSSIDSKMFQILGIDVGMIEKYAKDATSGMRSGFPSLLEATKLVEQPDAKKIIVDACPSPTLKPFARTYMLNRLIASVGVDTSLSQLALSKTFKYLKPPKAPGRMAKGLKPLA, translated from the coding sequence GTGGAAGATAAACCTGATGAATTTGTTGATTTCTCTGTGAGATACAAGGAATGGGTCGCGATAAGGAGGCTTGCAATAACAAGCGCTACAAAGCCGGAGGAGATAGCGTACCACCTTGCAGGCATACGCTCTTCTATAGACTCGAAGATGTTCCAGATACTCGGCATAGATGTAGGCATGATTGAAAAATATGCAAAGGATGCGACTTCAGGCATGCGCTCAGGGTTCCCTTCGCTGCTCGAAGCAACGAAGCTTGTAGAACAGCCTGATGCAAAGAAAATCATAGTGGATGCATGCCCTTCCCCTACGCTGAAGCCTTTTGCAAGGACATACATGCTTAACAGGCTTATAGCAAGCGTAGGCGTAGACACGTCCCTGAGCCAGCTCGCCCTTTCAAAGACATTCAAGTACCTGAAGCCACCGAAAGCGCCTGGAAGAATGGCAAAGGGCCTCAAGCCACTAGCGTAA
- a CDS encoding LD-carboxypeptidase has protein sequence MQKPKKLSEGDTIGIIAPSAGLYFQHRLDNAIKFLESQNYKVKEFSCTRKVNLWESGTAIERARDIMDAFKDSEVKAIIALTGGTVATQTLKYLDFDEIKKNPKIFCGYSDNTILHHAFNTQADLVTFYGPCAATQFGEYPKPLDYTLDYFNKAVASTEPIGKVNPSKEWTGEFLDWSKKLDLTRPRKLEKNKGFEWIKQGKAEGRILGGCIESIAHLAGTRYWQDYDGSILFLEISEGQNFEEGDPLPYVDWYLSQLEMLGVFEKIKGMVFGRPYYTQEDLELLKQKLVERTSGYSFPILFGVDIGHTDPQITVPIGVKAALDSEDNRFEFLESGVRE, from the coding sequence ATGCAAAAACCAAAAAAGCTAAGCGAAGGAGACACCATAGGAATAATTGCGCCTTCTGCAGGGCTCTATTTTCAGCACAGGCTCGATAACGCAATAAAGTTTTTGGAATCGCAGAATTATAAGGTTAAAGAATTCTCATGCACGAGAAAGGTGAACTTGTGGGAATCCGGGACTGCTATTGAACGCGCCAGGGACATAATGGACGCTTTTAAAGATAGCGAGGTAAAAGCGATAATAGCCCTTACCGGAGGAACGGTTGCTACGCAGACGCTAAAGTATTTGGATTTTGATGAGATAAAGAAAAACCCGAAGATTTTTTGCGGGTACTCGGACAATACGATACTTCACCATGCGTTTAATACCCAGGCAGATTTAGTAACTTTTTATGGGCCCTGCGCAGCCACGCAGTTTGGAGAATATCCCAAGCCATTGGATTATACCCTAGATTATTTCAATAAGGCAGTTGCTTCAACAGAACCAATAGGTAAAGTCAATCCGTCAAAAGAATGGACTGGCGAATTTTTGGATTGGAGCAAGAAGCTGGACTTGACACGGCCGAGAAAATTAGAGAAAAACAAAGGATTTGAGTGGATCAAGCAGGGAAAAGCAGAAGGGAGGATTTTGGGAGGTTGCATAGAATCAATTGCCCACTTGGCAGGAACTAGATACTGGCAGGATTACGATGGCAGCATATTGTTTTTGGAAATATCCGAAGGCCAGAATTTTGAGGAAGGAGATCCTTTGCCCTATGTGGATTGGTATTTGAGCCAATTGGAGATGCTGGGCGTTTTTGAAAAAATCAAGGGAATGGTCTTCGGAAGGCCTTATTACACACAAGAAGACCTTGAATTATTAAAGCAAAAGCTGGTTGAAAGGACAAGCGGATATTCGTTCCCGATATTATTCGGAGTGGACATAGGACATACTGATCCGCAGATTACAGTCCCAATTGGGGTAAAAGCTGCACTTGACTCTGAAGACAATAGATTTGAATTTTTGGAATCTGGAGTTAGGGAGTGA
- a CDS encoding class I SAM-dependent methyltransferase → MQAKIGDLDKLDYNELISIVKETNRPPGGKNTVFEIINRLMVSQNTSILEIGTSTGFTAIEISRFVKSKITSVDINELSLKEAGRRAKGEGYTNIQFVKADVTKLPFKNESFDVVIVGNVLSLLQNREKAIKECMRVCKKDGFIVAIPMYYLKRPTKKLVNDVSNALKVKITPLYKKDWVDFFSINGLEIYWSKNFKFDYIKDKVVTSFVDSLINKSRMKDIDSAVLPKLHGKYKKYMLLFRDNLSIMGYTILILSKHRVWEDPELYTSTEI, encoded by the coding sequence ATGCAAGCTAAAATTGGAGACCTGGACAAGTTGGACTACAATGAGTTAATATCTATCGTAAAAGAAACCAACAGGCCTCCAGGCGGCAAAAATACTGTTTTTGAAATTATAAACAGGCTGATGGTATCCCAAAATACATCAATATTAGAAATTGGCACCAGTACTGGATTTACTGCTATAGAAATTAGCAGGTTCGTGAAAAGCAAAATAACCTCTGTAGACATAAATGAACTTAGCCTAAAAGAAGCTGGCAGAAGAGCCAAAGGCGAAGGGTACACTAATATACAATTTGTAAAAGCCGATGTTACAAAGCTCCCTTTCAAAAACGAGTCATTTGACGTTGTCATAGTGGGGAATGTGCTCTCCTTACTGCAAAATAGAGAAAAGGCAATAAAAGAATGCATGCGTGTTTGTAAAAAGGATGGGTTTATAGTTGCGATACCTATGTATTATTTAAAAAGGCCAACAAAAAAACTTGTAAACGATGTTTCAAACGCTTTAAAAGTTAAAATAACTCCTTTATACAAAAAAGACTGGGTTGACTTTTTCTCCATAAATGGCCTGGAAATCTACTGGTCCAAAAATTTCAAATTCGATTATATAAAAGATAAAGTAGTTACTTCATTTGTAGATTCGCTAATCAACAAATCCCGCATGAAAGATATAGATAGTGCAGTTCTGCCAAAATTGCATGGTAAATACAAAAAATACATGCTATTATTCAGGGATAATCTGTCCATTATGGGCTATACCATACTTATATTATCCAAGCACAGGGTATGGGAAGATCCGGAGCTTTATACTTCAACAGAAATCTAG
- the rpl40e gene encoding 50S ribosomal protein L40e (contains a zinc-finger motif), with translation MGKFPLADAELSRIWICRRCKTRNKAGSKMCRKCGYKVLRPKRKEARSKK, from the coding sequence ATGGGAAAGTTTCCTTTAGCAGACGCAGAATTGTCTAGAATATGGATATGCAGGAGGTGCAAGACGCGCAACAAGGCCGGCAGCAAGATGTGCCGAAAGTGCGGTTACAAGGTTCTAAGGCCCAAGAGGAAAGAAGCGAGGTCCAAGAAGTAA
- a CDS encoding transcriptional regulator — MADLNPTEQIIMKALQELGATNEKTIKTADDIMKKSNRPKGLVTNALVELTKKGVIKRVAREKAAGYYILKMQ, encoded by the coding sequence ATGGCGGATCTAAACCCAACAGAACAGATTATAATGAAGGCGCTGCAGGAGCTCGGTGCAACAAATGAAAAGACAATAAAGACTGCGGACGACATTATGAAGAAGTCCAACAGGCCAAAAGGTCTTGTAACGAACGCTCTTGTAGAACTTACAAAAAAAGGCGTGATAAAGCGCGTTGCGCGAGAGAAGGCTGCAGGCTATTACATACTGAAGATGCAATAA